One stretch of Labrus bergylta chromosome 24, fLabBer1.1, whole genome shotgun sequence DNA includes these proteins:
- the LOC109984197 gene encoding activin receptor type-2A isoform X1: MGDATKLAFAVFLISCSSGAILGRSETQECAYYNSSWEKERTNRSGIEPCFGDKDKRRHCFATWKNVSGTIEIVKQGCWLDDVNCYDSNECVEKKESPDVFFCCCEGNMCNEKFLYAPEPPPQSDPHHSTAYTTSNPFSQKPQLFSTLLYSLVPIIGLAAVVLFSFWMWRHHKLAYPAALVPTHHAFHIMVEDPGPSPPSPLMGHKPLQLIEVKARGRFGCVWKAQLLSDYVAVKIFPIQDKLSWQNEYEIYSVCGMKHDNILHFIGVEKRNNNLDLELWLITAYHDKGSLTDYLKANVVSWNELCLITSTAARGLAYLHEDIPGHKDGHKPSIAHRDIKSKNVLLKNNLTACIADFGLALKFEAGKSAGDTHGQVGTRRYMAPEVLEGAINFQRDSFLRIDMYAFGLMLWELAARCTAADGPVDEYMLPFEEEVGQHPSLEDMQDVVVHKKLRPCLRDCWQKHAGLAMLCETIEDCWDHEAEARLSAGCVEERIGQMQRQAPIIGPEEIVTVVTMVTNVDLPPKESSL; this comes from the exons GTGCCATCCTGGGACGCTCGGAGACTCAGGAGTGCGCCTACTACAACTCCAGCTGGGAGAAGGAACGCACCAACCGCAGCGGCATCGAGCCGTGCTTTGGCGACAAAGACAAGCGGCGGCACTGCTTCGCCACATGGAAGAACGTGTCCGGCACCATAGAGATCGTCAAGCAGGGCTGCTGGCTTGACGATGTCAACTGCTATGACAG TAACGAATGtgtggagaagaaggagagtCCGGAcgtcttcttctgttgttgtgaaGGCAACATGTGCAACGAGAAGTTCCTGTACGCTCCTGAACCGCCCCCACAGAGCGACCCGCACCACTCGACCGCCTACA CCACTTCCAACCCATTTTCCCAGAAGCCTCAGCTCTTCAGCACCCTTCTCTACTCCTTGGTTCCCATCATCGGTTTGGCCGCCGTCGTCCTCTTCTCCTTCTGGATGTGGAGGCATCACAAACTGGCTTACCCAGCTGCCCTCGTCCCCACACAT CACGCCTTTCACATTATGGTGGAG GATCCCGGGCCCTCACCCCCGTCCCCCCTCATGGGACACAAACCTCTGCAGCTGATCGAGGTGAAAGCCAGGGGGCGCTTTGGGTGTGTTTGGAAAGCCCAGCTGCTGAGCGATTATGTGGCAGTGAAGATCTTCCCCATTCAG GACAAGCTGTCTTGGCAGAACGAGTATGAGATCTACAGCGTGTGCGGCATGAAGCACGACAACATCCTCCACTTCATCGGCGTGGAGAAGAGGAACAACAACCTGGACCTGGAACTGTGGCTCATCACCGCCTACCACGACAAG GGCTCCCTCACCGACTACCTGAAGGCTAACGTGGTGTCATGGAACGAGCTGTGCCTCATCACTTCGACGGCGGCCCGCGGCCTCGCCTACCTCCACGAAGACATCCCGGGCCACAAAGACGGACACAAGCCCTCCATCGCTCACAG GGACATTAAGAGTAAGAATGTGTTGTTGAAGAATAACCTGACAGCCTGCATCGCCGACTTTGGCCTCGCTCTGAAGTTTGAAGCAGGAAAATCAGCAGGAGACACTCATGGACAG GTGGGAACACGCCGCTACATGGCTCCTGAAGTCCTTGAAGGTGCCATCAACTTCCAGCGAGACTCCTTCCTGCGCATCGACATGTACGCCTTCGGCCTCATGCTGTGGGAACTCGCAGCACGCTGCACGGCCGCTGACG GCCCGGTGGACGAGTACATGCTCCCGTTCGAGGAGGAGGTGGGTCAACATCCTTCTCTGGAGGACATGCAGGACGTGGTCGTTCACAAGAAGCTGCGGCCCTGCCTCAGAGACTGCTGGCAGAAACACGCG GGTCTGGCCATGCTCTGTGAAACCATCGAGGACTGCTGGGACCATGAGGCCGAGGCCCGCCTGTCTGCCGGCTGCGTAGAGGAGCGCATCGGCCAAATGCAGCGCCAAGCCCCCATCATCGGCCCCGAGGAGATTGTCACCGTTGTCACCATGGTGACCAACGTGGACCTCCCACCCAAGGAGTCCAGCTTATGA
- the LOC109984197 gene encoding activin receptor type-2A isoform X2 has translation MGDATKLAFAVFLISCSSGAILGRSETQECAYYNSSWEKERTNRSGIEPCFGDKDKRRHCFATWKNVSGTIEIVKQGCWLDDVNCYDSNECVEKKESPDVFFCCCEGNMCNEKFLYAPEPPPQSDPHHSTAYTTSNPFSQKPQLFSTLLYSLVPIIGLAAVVLFSFWMWRHHKLAYPAALVPTHDPGPSPPSPLMGHKPLQLIEVKARGRFGCVWKAQLLSDYVAVKIFPIQDKLSWQNEYEIYSVCGMKHDNILHFIGVEKRNNNLDLELWLITAYHDKGSLTDYLKANVVSWNELCLITSTAARGLAYLHEDIPGHKDGHKPSIAHRDIKSKNVLLKNNLTACIADFGLALKFEAGKSAGDTHGQVGTRRYMAPEVLEGAINFQRDSFLRIDMYAFGLMLWELAARCTAADGPVDEYMLPFEEEVGQHPSLEDMQDVVVHKKLRPCLRDCWQKHAGLAMLCETIEDCWDHEAEARLSAGCVEERIGQMQRQAPIIGPEEIVTVVTMVTNVDLPPKESSL, from the exons GTGCCATCCTGGGACGCTCGGAGACTCAGGAGTGCGCCTACTACAACTCCAGCTGGGAGAAGGAACGCACCAACCGCAGCGGCATCGAGCCGTGCTTTGGCGACAAAGACAAGCGGCGGCACTGCTTCGCCACATGGAAGAACGTGTCCGGCACCATAGAGATCGTCAAGCAGGGCTGCTGGCTTGACGATGTCAACTGCTATGACAG TAACGAATGtgtggagaagaaggagagtCCGGAcgtcttcttctgttgttgtgaaGGCAACATGTGCAACGAGAAGTTCCTGTACGCTCCTGAACCGCCCCCACAGAGCGACCCGCACCACTCGACCGCCTACA CCACTTCCAACCCATTTTCCCAGAAGCCTCAGCTCTTCAGCACCCTTCTCTACTCCTTGGTTCCCATCATCGGTTTGGCCGCCGTCGTCCTCTTCTCCTTCTGGATGTGGAGGCATCACAAACTGGCTTACCCAGCTGCCCTCGTCCCCACACAT GATCCCGGGCCCTCACCCCCGTCCCCCCTCATGGGACACAAACCTCTGCAGCTGATCGAGGTGAAAGCCAGGGGGCGCTTTGGGTGTGTTTGGAAAGCCCAGCTGCTGAGCGATTATGTGGCAGTGAAGATCTTCCCCATTCAG GACAAGCTGTCTTGGCAGAACGAGTATGAGATCTACAGCGTGTGCGGCATGAAGCACGACAACATCCTCCACTTCATCGGCGTGGAGAAGAGGAACAACAACCTGGACCTGGAACTGTGGCTCATCACCGCCTACCACGACAAG GGCTCCCTCACCGACTACCTGAAGGCTAACGTGGTGTCATGGAACGAGCTGTGCCTCATCACTTCGACGGCGGCCCGCGGCCTCGCCTACCTCCACGAAGACATCCCGGGCCACAAAGACGGACACAAGCCCTCCATCGCTCACAG GGACATTAAGAGTAAGAATGTGTTGTTGAAGAATAACCTGACAGCCTGCATCGCCGACTTTGGCCTCGCTCTGAAGTTTGAAGCAGGAAAATCAGCAGGAGACACTCATGGACAG GTGGGAACACGCCGCTACATGGCTCCTGAAGTCCTTGAAGGTGCCATCAACTTCCAGCGAGACTCCTTCCTGCGCATCGACATGTACGCCTTCGGCCTCATGCTGTGGGAACTCGCAGCACGCTGCACGGCCGCTGACG GCCCGGTGGACGAGTACATGCTCCCGTTCGAGGAGGAGGTGGGTCAACATCCTTCTCTGGAGGACATGCAGGACGTGGTCGTTCACAAGAAGCTGCGGCCCTGCCTCAGAGACTGCTGGCAGAAACACGCG GGTCTGGCCATGCTCTGTGAAACCATCGAGGACTGCTGGGACCATGAGGCCGAGGCCCGCCTGTCTGCCGGCTGCGTAGAGGAGCGCATCGGCCAAATGCAGCGCCAAGCCCCCATCATCGGCCCCGAGGAGATTGTCACCGTTGTCACCATGGTGACCAACGTGGACCTCCCACCCAAGGAGTCCAGCTTATGA
- the orc4 gene encoding origin recognition complex subunit 4 gives MSKRKVKDDHMPVGECITQVQEVFRERFCCQKLPEQPEGVESQHKHLLELLKRTAVHGESNSVLIVGPRGAGKTMLLKCVLRDLLEEKEVQKNLLQVHLNGLLQTDDRIALKEITRQLNLENVVGDKVFGSFAETLGFLLEALKKGDRSSSRPVLFVLDEFDLFAHHKNQTLLYNLFDVSQSAQAPIAVVGVTCRLDVLELLEKRVKSRFSHRQIHLLSSLTFPQYAERVRTQLSLPDDFPDDKFAQDWNASVKNLCEDKSVEEVLQRHFNSSKDYRMMHMLLMLCLSRVSVAKPNIKPADVLEASKMCFTDAKANMLHGLSILELCLVIAMKHLNDVYEGEPFNLQMVHNEFKKFLHRKSSSMYNFEQPVIMKAFEHLQQLELIRPVDSSSAKTQREYQLMRLMLDHSQIMEALQKYPQCPTDVKQWAMSAFG, from the exons ATGAGCAAGAGGAAAGTGAAGGATGATCACATGCCAGTAGGAGAATGCATCACACAG GTCCAGGAGGTTTTCAGGGAGCGGTTTTGCTGTCAGAAGCTTCCTGAACAGCCGGAGGGAGTGGAATCTCAACACAA GCACCTTCTGGAGCTGCTGAAGCGGACTGCTGTCCACGGGGAGAGTAACTCGGTGCTAATTGTCGGGCCCAGGGGAGCAGGAAAAACAATG ctcctGAAGTGTGTGTTGAGAGACCTCCTGGAGGAAAAAGAAGTGCAGAAAAACCTGCTGCAAGTTCATCTCAACG GCCTCCTGCAGACTGATGACAGAATAGCGCTGAAAGAAATAACGCGGCAACTCAACTTGGAAAATGTAGTTGGTGACAAAGTGTTT GGCAGTTTTGCAGAGACCCTAGGGTTCCTGCTGGAGGCGCTAAAGAAAG gTGATCGCAGCAGCAGCCGCCCTGTTTTGTTCGTCCTCGATGAGTTCGACCTGTTCGCCCACCACAAGAACCAAACGCTTCTCTACAACCTGTTTGATGTCTCCCAGTCAGCCCAGGCTCCCATCGCTGTGGTGGGCGTCACCTGCAGACTG GATGTTCTGGAGCTGTTggagaagagagtgaagtcCCGGTTCTCGCATCGTCAGATCCACCTGCTCAGCAGTCTGACGTTTCCTCAGTATGCCGAGCGAGTTCGGACCCAGCTCAGCCTGCCGGACGACTTCCCTGACGACAAGTTCGCTCAGGACTGGAACGCTAGTGTGAAg AATTTGTGTGAAGACAAATCAGTTGAAGAAGTTTTGCAGAGACACTTCAACTCCAGCAAAGACTACCGTATGATGCACATGCTGCTG aTGTTGTGTCTGAGTCGTGTGTCCGTAGCCAAACCCAACATCAAACCTGCAGATGTGCTGGAGGCGAGCAAAATGTGTTTCACTGACGCCAAGGCGAACATGCTGCACG GTTTGTCCATCTTGGAGCTGTGCCTCGTCATCGCCATGAAGCACCTCAACGACGTCTACGAGGGAGAGCCGTTCAACCTGCAGATGGTTCACAACG agtttaaaaagtTTCTGCACAGAAAATCGAGCTCCATGTACAACTTCGAGCAGCCAGTCATCATGAAG GCCTTCGAGCACCTACAGCAGCTGGAGCTGATCCGACCCGTCGACAGCTCCTCGGCCAAAACTCAGAGGGAGTACCAGCTGATGAGACTCATGCTAGACCACAGTCAGATCATGGAGGCCCTGCAGAAGTACCCACAATGCCCCACTGACGTCAAGCAGTGGGCCATGTCGGCGTTCGGCTAG